The Brassica napus cultivar Da-Ae chromosome C7, Da-Ae, whole genome shotgun sequence genomic interval tttacatctctcattttatataaaatatttatattgatactacacatactttaagttcataagATATACATAGAATTACCGTGAAAATGATTTgcttggtcacaaggggatataCATAgatctaaacagacgacttgcgaggggtagaaacgtaaaaagaattccgtttttttgtttggtcacaaggggatagttgtaatttcaatagccttttaggttacttttgcctttgacccaagttggggtattgttttgggtttgactccaagttttgagtcacacttggcaattctccccacttaaaatgcatgtcaaactttttatttcaagaattaacaaaaagttacatccaaaatttaaaaacaataatcaaattaatgtctttttagtttcaaaatgttatgtccaaatctattaatcattcaatctattaaaaataaaaaattagttaagtgaaaattatacttttaaatacaaaaaatttgaaaaatgaaaaatttaattttttttttcaaactctaaatatccgaacccaatCCGAAATAGCCGAACCCTGACTAAAAATactcgaacccgacccgaagtatagAAATACCCAAACGGATTTtatacctctataccgaaatacctgAAAATCTGAAATACTCGATCCTTCCCGAACACCCACCCCTACTTGGGAGAAGTGTATAAAATAAGACCAAAAACAACTTTATTCACtgtgaaaatttaaataaaaagcaTTGCAATCTAAATGTCCccataaactaattttaaaactcTAGCATAATATATTAATCGCTAGATTCATAATCAATCACGGAACCCCGAACTCGTCGCTGCCCACGTCCTAACACTTGTGATGGTGGTTCATATAACACCGAAACATTCTGCGGTATGCGCATCTCCGGGGAGTGTCCAGAGATGCACATCGTTCCAGAACCATCTTGTTGCCAATACACTTCCACCATCATTCCTCTAGGATTCTCCGCGTTTTCCGTTCCTGGTATACCTACAAATCTTGCCCCCACAGGTATctgtacatatatatagtttgtatCCATTAGTAACTATAACATGTGAAACGTGAATTTTTTTGGTGGAACGTTGTAGATGATTTACCTCGACCAAGATGCCTGATTCTAACTCGAGAGTAACCACGGTTCCTTCAGCGGTTGCACTTTCTAGTTCAGCCCGTCTTGCGATGTTCAGAAACACTTCTTCAAGAGTTGCAAGCCCAAGCTGTATGTCCGAGATtccaaactcagattctctgtATTGTAGCTCTTCGAAAAAGCCCTATCCATGGAGAAACGATGATGAACCTCATAGACGAAAATCTAAGAGATTGCTAGAGCTTTTAAAGATACTTACCGCCAAAAGTTTCTCTTTGTCGTGGGGGATAACAAAAGTCATGAAAGCTTTTTTCTCTTCTATTGGCTCAACTTTCAGATGCTGCAAGAAAGATATTGTTCCAGGCTCAGAGGCACTACCTACTTAAACAATTGccagctaaaaaaaaaacttaggccTGATGAGTGTACATACCTTCTTGAAGAATCTTTTAAGTGGTTCTGGTGAGGTTCCAGAACCGTCGTTTTTGTTTTCATGGAAGCTAACTGTAGTAATGAAACCTGTGCCGAAGCGAGATTTTAGCCTGATGGAGGTTCCAATGCAGCGGAGCCTGCCTTTAGCCATGATCCCTATTCTATCACCTAAAATATCAGCTTCTTCCATAGAATGAGTTGTTAGTATGATGGCACGGCCTTTCTTTGATTCCTGTATAATGTCCCACACATGTCTCCTTGTGATAGGGTCCATACCAGTAGTCTACAATCCAAAAATATGTgttagtgtgtgtgtgtgtgtgtgtttatctATAAACACCAGAGGGAAGTATCAAGCTGCATGGCATACATACCGGTTCATCGAGAAAGACCAGCTTGGGATCACCAATGAGTGCAATTGCAACACTGAGTCTGCGTTTCATCCCACCACTGTAGCTTCCTGCTCTAATTTTAGCCGCTCCTGTCAGCTTTACATCGGCAAGTAACTTCTCTGCAATCTGTTTAACCAGAAAGAAAAATCTGTaagcaaaatataattttttttaaaaaagagggAAAGGTAAATCAGACACCATTTGTAAAATACATGAATAACTTACCCGTTTGATAGATGCAGGTGGCAACCCTTTGATGCTAGCAAAGAGGTGGAGGTGTTCTTCACTTGACAAAGCATCCCAAAGGATATCAAACTGTAAAATAATAAGAGTGATGATGAAACAAATCATTTAAGCAGAACATAAAGATCACTGTGTAAGGAAAAGAGAAGACAATGCAGGGAGAACTTGACCTTACCTGAGGACACACTCCTATCATTTTACGAATGTTGGACATACcaacagagcttcgtatggaaTCTCCATAGATAAGAGCTGTTTTAAGTCGAATCAAATTGAACTTACTAATTATTAGTATTAAAATGGTTTTAAAAAAGTTTGGAAAGTAGCTTCTTGTAAAACAGATCCTTACCATCCCCACCAGTAACTGGATTTATACCAGTCAAACAGCTGATAGTAGTTGTCTTCCCAGCACCATTGGGTCCAAGAAGACAAAACAACTGGTCTTTGGCTATATTCATCCACAAACCCTAAACATATTTCATGAGCCAAAAAGAAATGTAATAAACAATACATTATAAACCATAACATACAACTAAATGAGCTTTAGGATTTGTTGAATAGTCTTGAAGCCTTAGAACACACCCAACAGGAATGATTGATTACCTTTACAGCATGAAAAGGGGATGTTTTGGTGCATTTGCAACAACCAAGCTTTGTCGTTCCAGGATACATCTTTGCAAGACCATGAATCTGAACAGCAATGTTAGGATCAACTGTTCCATCCATTGCTTGTTTCTTAACTAGTGTCTCCTCTTCAAGCACATCTTGGTCATCTGGTGTTAAATGCTCTACAGGTGGAACTGAGCCAAAGCAGCTACAAATGCTCCCTTCTGAAAAAAGTGTTACATAGGAACCATCTTTTGGCTTTACACTTTCCAAACACACAcattaatcttattaattaaaGCAAGAGACAAAGAAATACCTTCCACTCTATTGCCCTCTTTGCCAGTCCAGTAACTAGGCTTTAGAAAGTAGAAGATCGTTTTTCTTACACCACAGGCATTGGGGATGATATTGTCAAAGTAGACAGCCAAAACAAACCAGAAAAAGAATGTACCCACAAGCCATATGTAGATTTTATTCTGCACAAAGACTCAAAATGAGAGACATAGACAACAACTCTTGGGTGAAATCTGTTGTCGAAAAATTGGCATACCATTGTAAGAAAGCAGGTGGCGTCATCCATTTTTGAGCATACATCTCTTTTACTCCAACTAATTCCAGGGCTTCCGGGAACTGATGTTGCTTCGATAAGCAGCTGCAACCCAGCAGAAAAGGTATTGGGTGGAAAGAATGACCAAATCACCCGGCGAGAAAGGGAATGTGTGCTTGAATAAGGGAATCCACTGGTAGCTACTGTCTGCAGTCAGAACTGTACCCAGTAAGAATCCAACAAATCTCATCTACTGTTTTAGCTAAAGAGAGGCCACACACACCTGTGTGATAAAGCCAATGAGAAACACAAGGAAACCAACAGTTGTTGCTGAAGATGACTTGCTAATGAAAGATGATAGCATGAATGCTAGGCTAATCTAGCAACACAAAGGATATAGATAAGTTAAGTGATATCCCAGCAAAAATCAATGGAAAATGATTTAAGAATGATGAGGATCTTTAATTTACCATATTAAACTgaaaaagcaagaaaagtaGGAAGACAACAAAGAAACTGTTCTTCAAGAAAAAATCGAATTGGAACATCATTCCAAAGAGGACTAAGAAGAGTGATGACACAAACGTAAGGATGCCTTCCCATATGAGCCATGATAACCAATAAGCTGTATCGTAAACTCCCATCACTGTCATTGCCTgttaggaaaaaaaacaaaacatgattGAACAATCTAAATACAAATACACAATGGGAACAGACTCTAAGTGAAACAGAGTATTAATTTAACCTGGCGAAGTTTAAGCTCTTTCTCGGTAGCTAGAGAACCGAGTTGGAGAACAAAACCAAACATGGAGAAAGCAAGAAAGAACACTGGTCCCATAAGATTCAGTGGAGAGATAGTTACGTCTTTAGCAACAGCTGGTTGTGCAAACTCTTTAAATCCAAAACTCCAACCAAACTTTGGATCTGATAATAATGCATATATAAAAGGCATTTAAATCTCCATATAGAACATATGACTCCTAACTCAAAAGATTTTCAAGATGGATGGTACCTCCAATTAAAAACCTTGCGATCTCACGCTCTGCAGCGATTTGAAGAGGGACAAGAAACTTAAACGTCGGATCTTCAGTCCGACCACGTTTTGTAGCCGAAGAAGAGTTTGTCTGAACTCCATAGCTGATCACTGTAGCGTTCCTTTCCGTAAAATGCAAAGCTCCTGGGGCATGCAAAGGATGTGACGTAAACCATGCATCTACCTCCTCAGTCCCTTTGAATGATttaacctgaaaaaaaaaacacaagagaAACATTTCAGAAACAaacgttaaaagttaaaactaaaaagaaccAAACATAATAAGAACCAAACCTTGTTGGTCGGAATAGGTCTTCCTGGATTGTTCGCCATAATAGCAGAGACGATGTCAGACACTCGACGGCTCTGGTTCCCACTCCACACGAAGTCGTAGCATGGAAGCTTCACGTAGAACTTATCCTCACAAGGCGGAATCGGAGACGATGCTGATGCCTTGGGATCGGTGATATTCACGTCCGCCGACGAGCTTACGTCGCTCGCCTTCATCGCTTCTTGGATAcagaagatgagaaagatgaagaagaaggaagagaagagatggagacacGTGGCGCTTTTGTTTCGCCATGAGAGCAGTAGATTCTTTTTGAACAGCGCTGTGAACTGCTGATGCAGAAGCGGCATGCCTTCTATCAGAGTCATGatcagaggaagaagacgatTGGACTATTTTTTggttcttgtcttcttcttttttttttttaatatataattcacGTTATGTtcattaattatgataaaattaCTAAGTAACGCTTATGAAAGAAAAAACTAACCATTTATAAAGACAACCGTTTATAAGACTCTcatttattaacaaaattacAGAAAGAATCTTCCTACTGTTAACAGCTGTTAATGTTTTAATCAAAAAGTATATTTTGAATCAtgaaataaatgatattttccTATTTTGTGCAATAAATTCATTTAAACGCGGTTTTCTAAATTGGTAAATACAAtgtatgtatttataattttccgTTTCAACACTAAAGTTGTTTCCAGTTACCCTTTGTTATGTTTGGCAACAAATCTTCTTTTAGTGGAAGGGTGGTGCAAGATTAGCATCACCGATGAGCTGTTCCTATTGACTAGggatgggcgttcgggtactcattcgggttcggttcgggtctattcgggtttcgAGTTTTTGGGATCAAAGATTTTAgctccattcgggtatttctaaattttggttcgggttcggtttagatctttgcgggttcggttcggattcggataaACCAttcaaatgatttttaaaaattttaaaattcattatatatattaaatttctcaaactctattagtaaaataaaatatcacatataaatttgaataatatatgttaaaatacctaaacttaacatataaattggtctTGTTTCAATATTTCtatagagaatcaatagatatttaagtatttttggtgttagaagtatattttagctattttagatatattttttttgactatttatataaattttcaaatattttagacaacttaaacgtatcttttatattttggatgtttttaataaacattaaatctaaaaataattaatatatttatatttataaatctatttcgggtacccgaaatacttcggttcggatcgggtttggaTTCGGTTCTTTAggtaccaaaattttgaacccgttcgtatatttaatcaatttcggttcagGTTCGGTACTAtttttttggatcgggttcgattcggtttttcggatcgggttcgatTCGGTTTTTCGGATTCGGTTTTTTTGCCCGGCTCTACTATTGACATTGTTACACTGTGTTCAACCAAACTTTAACACAAATATGTTAATggattattattaattatgatttGATTTATTAGTGGAGTATATTTCGCTTTCTCTTATTTCTTTCCCATTAGAGGCTGATTAGTTCCCACATTAACGTCAAAAAAAGTGATATTGAGTCTTTATATTTAATAACCCTAGGAAAACAAAAAACGttcagtaaaaaaattaaacagagGAAGAAAGACAAAACGAAAGCTTCTTTCTCCCATCAATGGCGGATCATGGTCAAGCCAGTTTCTGGACTCAGGCAAATGCGTTACTTAGGAAGAACTTAACTTACCAGGTAATGTTTTGTACATGTGCTGTATCTGCGGTTCGGTGGAAATCATGATCCTTGTCCTCCTCGATGTAATAttgtgaatcttttttttttggtacagAGGAAACACATATGGACGAATGTTAGACTCGTTCTGGTTCCACTCTTCCTCTGCTTACTTCTCCTGTCGATTCAACTCTTGCTCGAGGCTGTAATGAGCAAAGTCTCGGATATGGCTAAATGTGGAAGTAAAGATGCTCCCAATGGAGATTATTGTCCCATCCCAAACCCTCCATTGTTGCCTCCCATGTTGCATATTCCAGAACCTGAGTCTCGTGCTGTTAAAGCTGGTTTCTTTCCCTACAGTGACCTTCCTGACTTGTCCtgtagaaaaacaaaaacttgtCCTTTAACTATGCTTCTTACTGGGAAAAACCAGTCTCTTGGTAAAGGtatgtatatatacttattataattgttaCTCTTCCTTCTTTCATATACATACTTATTACCTGCATTTGTGTTTCTTCCAGCCTTGTCCGGGACTATGTTTGGTGGTTCTTTTGCAGTGAATACCTCCGACCTCTGGCCTAGTTTAGCTGACAATGTCTTGGTATGcttgcttttcttttttccttttcgtTGGAAAAAAACTATCTCTATTTCTCTTAGATGGTTTACTAAAAAGGTCAATGAGATTTTAGGGTACAACACTAGGAGCAGGGATGGACAGTTTCAGGGATCCAGGGATTGACTCAGGACTCGCCATCTACAGCATCCAACCTCAGTGCAATGCAAACTCTACATGGCCACTTTCATTAGGAAAAACACGTACAGGTAACAAAGAATgagagaataaaaatgaaaaaaaaaagaggataaaATGAGATGATTAACTTAATGGTTGGTGTCAAAAAATATCCCAGAGGTGAAGTGTGTTCAAGGGTTGTGCCTTTGGAGAAATACATCTACAGAGGTCAATGAGGAGATTTTCAAGGGTAGTTGGAGGGGAAATACTGAGCGAATGACAAATGAGATTGCTGCAggttttttgttaaaattttcttctatttatttatataagttatatgcatgctttagtatatatattaactgtTGACTGATGTATATCTTGTTGCCTTTTAGCATATGATCTCTTGAGTACGGATGGAAAAAACTTGGATGTGAACATCTGGTATAATGCGACATATTACAACAGTAAAGGTCCTCAAAACAAGCCTTTGGTCCGAGTTCCCCGCTTGATCAGTCTGGTATGAACTTAGGTCTTGGTAAATGCTCTTTCTTTCTATATGTTTCATTAACTGAACCGGTCAAAAACTGCAGGTATCAAGTGTTTATTTAAAGTTTCTGAAAGGCCCTGGGACAAAGATACTATTCGAGTTTGTCAAAGAAGTTCCTAAGAACTCTACTAAAAGCAATTCAGATATTGCATCTCTGTTTGGTCCGCTTTTCTTCACTTGGGTTGTTCTTCTTCTGTTCCCTGTAAGTTGTATATTATTACTACAGTTAAATACTTTTAGGCCCATTACTAAACTCCACAACATATTTACTCATCATCCTAATGTAAATTTTTTGCAGGTGATTTTGACATCATTGGTGTATGAGAAACAAGAACGTCTAAGAATTATAATGAAAATGCATGGCCTAGGCGATGGTCCATACTGGTTGATTTCATATGCCTATTTTCTTACCATATCCGTGTTGTACATTCTTTCTTTGGTGAGCTTCGGGTCAGTGATAGGACTCAACTACTTTCGGCTCAATTCCTATAGCGTCCAGTTCGTtttctattttatctacttaaaTCTGCAAATCGCCATTGCCTTTCTAGTCTCTACAATGTTTTCAAAGGTTAAGACTGTTACAGGTAATAAATACAAACATATCACATTTCTTGAATCTTCTCCTCAAAGAGTGAAAATTTCAACGTCTTCTTGGCTTTTAAATGTTAGTTGTTGCTTACATTATGGTGTTTGGGACTGGGCTCTTGGGAAACTTTCTCTTCGCACAGCTACTTGACTCTCCCTCATTCCCCGGTAAGTTAAAACTAGATCAATACACATGTTTCTGACCACTTTTGTTAACTAGTATTTTTTACCTAAAACAGATAAATGGATTATTGTGTTGGAGTTGTTTCCTGGATTTTCATTATTCCGAGGATTGTATGAGTTTGCACAAGCAGCCTTCCATGGAAACGGGATGAAGTTGGGGGATCTCAGCGAAAGTGGAATGGATAAAGTGTTCTACATCATGTTAGTGGAATGGTTTGTGACTCTCACTGTGGCCTACGTTGTCGATCAGGTTCTTACATCAGGGAAAAGCCCTTGCTTGTTCACCAAGAAAGCTACTACTTCCGTACCAGACCCTAGTGTACAGAGTCAAAGCTCTGACAACATCCTCATTGACATGGAAAAAGCAGATGTCACTCACGAggtatgtaaacaaaaaattgctattctttttttcttttccatgtCGTTCTGAAGGCGGAAACTAATCAGAGGGAGAAAGTGAAGGCAATGAGGATAGAAGGGAGCACATGGCACGCGATTGTGTGTGACAACCTGAAGAAGGTGTATCCAGGTAGAGATGGTAACCCACCAAAAATAGCAGTAAGAGGGATGTATCTCGACGTGCCTTCAGGGGAATGTTTTGGCATGCTTGGACCCAATGGTGCCGGCAAAACCTCTTTCATCAATATGGTCAGTTCTGCATTAAAAAAAgaccaatgttttttttttttttttttttgactaaaaaaaaaagaccaatgTTCTTACACTGAATAACGTTTCAGACtgttataaaattttgtaaatatttctcTGTTGTGTTTAGATGACTGGCCTCTTAAAACCGACATCTGGAACTGCGTTGGTTAAAGGTTGGGACATATGCAAGGATATGAACAAAGTATACACTAGCATGGGCGTATGCCCGCAGCACGAGTAAAATACTCTTCAACAATACTTATTGCATTTTCTTTCATTACCAAGAAAATAAGGaacagtttttgttttcatgtcTTCAGCTTGCTTTGGGAGACACTGACAGGAAGAGAACATCTTCTCTTTTACGGGCGACTCAAGAACATCAAGGGCCCTGCTCTAAAGCAAGTATGTTTTACAACTTTGCTACTAT includes:
- the LOC106409530 gene encoding ABC transporter A family member 9 translates to MTLIEGMPLLHQQFTALFKKNLLLSWRNKSATCLHLFSSFFFIFLIFCIQEAMKASDVSSSADVNITDPKASASSPIPPCEDKFYVKLPCYDFVWSGNQSRRVSDIVSAIMANNPGRPIPTNKVKSFKGTEEVDAWFTSHPLHAPGALHFTERNATVISYGVQTNSSSATKRGRTEDPTFKFLVPLQIAAEREIARFLIGDPKFGWSFGFKEFAQPAVAKDVTISPLNLMGPVFFLAFSMFGFVLQLGSLATEKELKLRQAMTVMGVYDTAYWLSWLIWEGILTFVSSLFLVLFGMMFQFDFFLKNSFFVVFLLFLLFQFNMISLAFMLSSFISKSSSATTVGFLVFLIGFITQTVATSGFPYSSTHSLSRRVIWSFFPPNTFSAGLQLLIEATSVPGSPGISWSKRDVCSKMDDATCFLTMNKIYIWLVGTFFFWFVLAVYFDNIIPNACGVRKTIFYFLKPSYWTGKEGNRVEEGSICSCFGSVPPVEHLTPDDQDVLEEETLVKKQAMDGTVDPNIAVQIHGLAKMYPGTTKLGCCKCTKTSPFHAVKGLWMNIAKDQLFCLLGPNGAGKTTTISCLTGINPVTGGDALIYGDSIRSSVGMSNIRKMIGVCPQFDILWDALSSEEHLHLFASIKGLPPASIKRIAEKLLADVKLTGAAKIRAGSYSGGMKRRLSVAIALIGDPKLVFLDEPTTGMDPITRRHVWDIIQESKKGRAIILTTHSMEEADILGDRIGIMAKGRLRCIGTSIRLKSRFGTGFITTVSFHENKNDGSGTSPEPLKRFFKKHLKVEPIEEKKAFMTFVIPHDKEKLLAGFFEELQYRESEFGISDIQLGLATLEEVFLNIARRAELESATAEGTVVTLELESGILVEIPVGARFVGIPGTENAENPRGMMVEVYWQQDGSGTMCISGHSPEMRIPQNVSVLYEPPSQVLGRGQRRVRGSVIDYESSD
- the LOC106399693 gene encoding ABC transporter A family member 10 isoform X1, which gives rise to MADHGQASFWTQANALLRKNLTYQRKHIWTNVRLVLVPLFLCLLLLSIQLLLEAVMSKVSDMAKCGSKDAPNGDYCPIPNPPLLPPMLHIPEPESRAVKAGFFPYSDLPDLSCRKTKTCPLTMLLTGKNQSLGKALSGTMFGGSFAVNTSDLWPSLADNVLGTTLGAGMDSFRDPGIDSGLAIYSIQPQCNANSTWPLSLGKTRTEVKCVQGLCLWRNTSTEVNEEIFKGSWRGNTERMTNEIAAAYDLLSTDGKNLDVNIWYNATYYNSKGPQNKPLVRVPRLISLVSSVYLKFLKGPGTKILFEFVKEVPKNSTKSNSDIASLFGPLFFTWVVLLLFPVSCILLLQLNTFRPITKLHNIFTHHPNVNFLQVILTSLVYEKQERLRIIMKMHGLGDGPYWLISYAYFLTISVLYILSLVSFGSVIGLNYFRLNSYSVQFVFYFIYLNLQIAIAFLVSTMFSKVKTVTVVAYIMVFGTGLLGNFLFAQLLDSPSFPDKWIIVLELFPGFSLFRGLYEFAQAAFHGNGMKLGDLSESGMDKVFYIMLVEWFVTLTVAYVVDQVLTSGKSPCLFTKKATTSVPDPSVQSQSSDNILIDMEKADVTHEREKVKAMRIEGSTWHAIVCDNLKKVYPGRDGNPPKIAVRGMYLDVPSGECFGMLGPNGAGKTSFINMMTGLLKPTSGTALVKGWDICKDMNKVYTSMGVCPQHDLLWETLTGREHLLFYGRLKNIKGPALKQAVEESLKSVSLFDGGVADKPAGKYSGGMKRRLSVAISLIGNPKVVYMDEPSTGLDPASRKNLWTVIQRAKQDTAIILTTHSMEEAEFLCDRLGIFVDGGLQCIGNPKELKGRYGGSYVFTMTTSSEHEEIVERLVQNISPNAKKVYHLSGTQKFEIPKQEVMISDLFLMVESAKSKFTVFAWGLADTTLEDVFFKVATSAQASLS
- the LOC106399693 gene encoding ABC transporter A family member 10 isoform X3, whose translation is MADHGQASFWTQANALLRKNLTYQRKHIWTNVRLVLVPLFLCLLLLSIQLLLEAVMSKVSDMAKCGSKDAPNGDYCPIPNPPLLPPMLHIPEPESRAVKAGFFPYSDLPDLSCRKTKTCPLTMLLTGKNQSLGKALSGTMFGGSFAVNTSDLWPSLADNVLGTTLGAGMDSFRDPGIDSGLAIYSIQPQCNANSTWPLSLGKTRTEVKCVQGLCLWRNTSTEVNEEIFKGSWRGNTERMTNEIAAAYDLLSTDGKNLDVNIWYNATYYNSKGPQNKPLVRVPRLISLVSSVYLKFLKGPGTKILFEFVKEVPKNSTKSNSDIASLFGPLFFTWVVLLLFPVILTSLVYEKQERLRIIMKMHGLGDGPYWLISYAYFLTISVLYILSLVSFGSVIGLNYFRLNSYSVQFVFYFIYLNLQIAIAFLVSTMFSKVKTVTVVAYIMVFGTGLLGNFLFAQLLDSPSFPDKWIIVLELFPGFSLFRGLYEFAQAAFHGNGMKLGDLSESGMDKVFYIMLVEWFVTLTVAYVVDQVLTSGKSPCLFTKKATTSVPDPSVQSQSSDNILIDMEKADVTHEAMRIEGSTWHAIVCDNLKKVYPGRDGNPPKIAVRGMYLDVPSGECFGMLGPNGAGKTSFINMMTGLLKPTSGTALVKGWDICKDMNKVYTSMGVCPQHDLLWETLTGREHLLFYGRLKNIKGPALKQAVEESLKSVSLFDGGVADKPAGKYSGGMKRRLSVAISLIGNPKVVYMDEPSTGLDPASRKNLWTVIQRAKQDTAIILTTHSMEEAEFLCDRLGIFVDGGLQCIGNPKELKGRYGGSYVFTMTTSSEHEEIVERLVQNISPNAKKVYHLSGTQKFEIPKQEVMISDLFLMVESAKSKFTVFAWGLADTTLEDVFFKVATSAQASLS
- the LOC106399693 gene encoding ABC transporter A family member 10 isoform X2, which translates into the protein MADHGQASFWTQANALLRKNLTYQRKHIWTNVRLVLVPLFLCLLLLSIQLLLEAVMSKVSDMAKCGSKDAPNGDYCPIPNPPLLPPMLHIPEPESRAVKAGFFPYSDLPDLSCRKTKTCPLTMLLTGKNQSLGKALSGTMFGGSFAVNTSDLWPSLADNVLGTTLGAGMDSFRDPGIDSGLAIYSIQPQCNANSTWPLSLGKTRTEVKCVQGLCLWRNTSTEVNEEIFKGSWRGNTERMTNEIAAAYDLLSTDGKNLDVNIWYNATYYNSKGPQNKPLVRVPRLISLVSSVYLKFLKGPGTKILFEFVKEVPKNSTKSNSDIASLFGPLFFTWVVLLLFPVILTSLVYEKQERLRIIMKMHGLGDGPYWLISYAYFLTISVLYILSLVSFGSVIGLNYFRLNSYSVQFVFYFIYLNLQIAIAFLVSTMFSKVKTVTVVAYIMVFGTGLLGNFLFAQLLDSPSFPDKWIIVLELFPGFSLFRGLYEFAQAAFHGNGMKLGDLSESGMDKVFYIMLVEWFVTLTVAYVVDQVLTSGKSPCLFTKKATTSVPDPSVQSQSSDNILIDMEKADVTHEREKVKAMRIEGSTWHAIVCDNLKKVYPGRDGNPPKIAVRGMYLDVPSGECFGMLGPNGAGKTSFINMMTGLLKPTSGTALVKGWDICKDMNKVYTSMGVCPQHDLLWETLTGREHLLFYGRLKNIKGPALKQAVEESLKSVSLFDGGVADKPAGKYSGGMKRRLSVAISLIGNPKVVYMDEPSTGLDPASRKNLWTVIQRAKQDTAIILTTHSMEEAEFLCDRLGIFVDGGLQCIGNPKELKGRYGGSYVFTMTTSSEHEEIVERLVQNISPNAKKVYHLSGTQKFEIPKQEVMISDLFLMVESAKSKFTVFAWGLADTTLEDVFFKVATSAQASLS